In one Oreochromis aureus strain Israel breed Guangdong linkage group 2, ZZ_aureus, whole genome shotgun sequence genomic region, the following are encoded:
- the LOC120432881 gene encoding uncharacterized protein LOC120432881 isoform X3 → MSEEKSPTLSIIALLHAQLLEKMISVSHDSSLIKDLKTAVHDNLKSRYGALKDKLYIASALDPRFKALPFLSKEACNNTFSQLVLEAAGLENVDTAIRESDGDTSEETVPDISLGGVDEVDYAPPIKRSKDSALICVRH, encoded by the exons ATGTCTGAAGAAAAGTCCCCAACCCTTTCCATCATTGCACTTCTGCATGCACAACTGCTGGAGAAGATGATCAGTGTCTCTCACGACTCTTCACTGATTAAAGACCTCAAGACTGCTGTACATGACAACTTGAAGTCAAG ATATGGGGCCCTAAAGGACAAGCTGTACATTGCATCAGCATTAGATCCTCGCTTTAAGGCCCTGCCATTCTTGTCCAAAGAGGCCTGTAACAACACATTCTCTCAGTTGGTGTTGGAAGCAGCAGGTTTGGAGAACGTGGACACAGCTATT CGAGAGTCTGATGGTGACACATCTGAGGAAACTGTCCCTGACATCTCTCTTGGTGGTGTTGATGAAGTGGATTATGCCCCTCCAATTAAGAGGTCAAAGGACTCTGCATTAATATGTGTGAGACACTAA
- the LOC120432881 gene encoding E3 SUMO-protein ligase ZBED1-like isoform X1 codes for MLQIWCELEITGWLHIGCFAHTLNLASQAGLKVPAVAQLLGRVRRIASFFHRSTVASRKLKEKQKILNLPAHKLVTDGVTRWNSTLEMLECFLEQQPAISAALLSPEVRRSDSNLCTLTEADITDGEDIVKALKLLKAATLVMSEEKSPTLSIIALLHAQLLEKMISVSHDSSLIKDLKTAVHDNLKSRYGALKDKLYIASALDPRFKALPFLSKEACNNTFSQLVLEAAGLENVDTAIRESDGDTSEETVPDISLGGVDEVDYAPPIKRSKDSALICVRH; via the exons ATGCTACAAATATGGTGCGAGCTGGAAATAACGGGCTGGTTGCACATTGGTTGTTTTGCCCACACACTCAATTTAGCTTCACAAGCAGGACTAAAAGTTCCAGCTGTTGCTCAGCTGCTTGGCCGAGTGAGACGCATAGCATCCTTTTTTCATCGCAGCACTGTTGCAAGTCGCAAGCTTAAAGAGAAGCAAAAGATACTGAATCTACCTGCCCATAAGCTGGTGACTGATGGGGTGACCAGATGGAACAGCACATTGGAGATGCTGGAATGCTTCCTAGAGCAACAACCAGCAATCTCTGCAGCTCTACTCTCACCTGAAGTGAGGAGAAGTGACAGTAATCTCTGTACTCTTACAGAGGCTGACATAACTGATGGAGAAGATATAGTGAAAGCTTTGAAGCTGCTGAAAGCAGCCACACTGGTTATGTCTGAAGAAAAGTCCCCAACCCTTTCCATCATTGCACTTCTGCATGCACAACTGCTGGAGAAGATGATCAGTGTCTCTCACGACTCTTCACTGATTAAAGACCTCAAGACTGCTGTACATGACAACTTGAAGTCAAG ATATGGGGCCCTAAAGGACAAGCTGTACATTGCATCAGCATTAGATCCTCGCTTTAAGGCCCTGCCATTCTTGTCCAAAGAGGCCTGTAACAACACATTCTCTCAGTTGGTGTTGGAAGCAGCAGGTTTGGAGAACGTGGACACAGCTATT CGAGAGTCTGATGGTGACACATCTGAGGAAACTGTCCCTGACATCTCTCTTGGTGGTGTTGATGAAGTGGATTATGCCCCTCCAATTAAGAGGTCAAAGGACTCTGCATTAATATGTGTGAGACACTAA
- the LOC120432881 gene encoding E3 SUMO-protein ligase ZBED1-like isoform X2 produces MLQIWCELEITGWLHIGCFAHTLNLASQAGLKVPAVAQLLGRVRRIASFFHRSTVASRKLKEKQKILNLPAHKLVTDGVTRWNSTLEMLECFLEQQPAISAALLSPEVRRSDSNLCTLTEADITDGEDIVKALKLLKAATLVMSEEKSPTLSIIALLHAQLLEKMISVSHDSSLIKDLKTAVHDNLKSRYGALKDKLYIASALDPRFKALPFLSKEACNNTFSQLVLEAAARV; encoded by the exons ATGCTACAAATATGGTGCGAGCTGGAAATAACGGGCTGGTTGCACATTGGTTGTTTTGCCCACACACTCAATTTAGCTTCACAAGCAGGACTAAAAGTTCCAGCTGTTGCTCAGCTGCTTGGCCGAGTGAGACGCATAGCATCCTTTTTTCATCGCAGCACTGTTGCAAGTCGCAAGCTTAAAGAGAAGCAAAAGATACTGAATCTACCTGCCCATAAGCTGGTGACTGATGGGGTGACCAGATGGAACAGCACATTGGAGATGCTGGAATGCTTCCTAGAGCAACAACCAGCAATCTCTGCAGCTCTACTCTCACCTGAAGTGAGGAGAAGTGACAGTAATCTCTGTACTCTTACAGAGGCTGACATAACTGATGGAGAAGATATAGTGAAAGCTTTGAAGCTGCTGAAAGCAGCCACACTGGTTATGTCTGAAGAAAAGTCCCCAACCCTTTCCATCATTGCACTTCTGCATGCACAACTGCTGGAGAAGATGATCAGTGTCTCTCACGACTCTTCACTGATTAAAGACCTCAAGACTGCTGTACATGACAACTTGAAGTCAAG ATATGGGGCCCTAAAGGACAAGCTGTACATTGCATCAGCATTAGATCCTCGCTTTAAGGCCCTGCCATTCTTGTCCAAAGAGGCCTGTAACAACACATTCTCTCAGTTGGTGTTGGAAGCAGCAG CGAGAGTCTGA